The segment GTGTTTTCCGGAGATGAAGGAAATTATACAGAGGACAGTATTCCAGATGGGACTACCCAATATTCTAAAACAAAGCAATACGGTGAAATTAAAGATAAAGAAAACCTTACTATCCGAACTTCGATAATTGGTCCTGAACAAAAAGATAACGGAATTGGTCTCTTCTTATGGTTCATGAAGCAAACTGGTGAAGTAAAAGGATATGAACACGTATATTGGAATGGAGTAACAACAATTGAGCTCGCAAAAGCAACGGAAAAGATGATTGAAAATAAAGTAACAGGTCTTTATCATTTATGTGTAAAAGAAAAAATTTCAAAGTTTGAATTGTTAAAGCTGTTTCAAACCGTGTTTGACAAAAATGATGTGAAAATCCTTCCTGATAAGAAGAACAAACTTGACAGAACAATTGTAAATACTAGAACAGATTATATCTACAATCCCCCCTCTTACTTGGATATGCTACAGGAAATGAAAAAGTGGATGATAGAAAATGAATAAAACAATCTTGATTACCGGTGCGAGCGGGTTTACAGGAATCCACGCTTGCAGATTTTTTGCGGAAAAAGGCTACTATGTCTATGGAGCAGCAAAAAAAAACACCCTCATTCCTGGCATTAATCAGCTCCTACTATGTGATTTAGCTAACGAACAGGATGCAGAAAAATTAATAAAAACATGCAAGCCAGACTACTTGCTGCATCTAGCAGGACAAAATCATGTCGGTGATTCGTGGGATAATCCTATTAAAACACTGGAAATTAATGCTATGTCAACAGCCTATTTGCTTCAAGCAGCAGCTAAGCACAAGCCAGACTGTAAAATGCTGATTGTTGGTTCAGCCCTGCAGACCAATCCTCAGGATATTTCCGCTATCCCGCACCCTTACAGTTTAAGCAAAACAATTCAAACAACGATTGCACTATCTTGGGCTCATCTGTTTAATCTGGACATTATGGTCGCAAAACCAACAAACTTGATTGGTCCTGGTAATTCAAACGGCGTTTGTGCTATTTTTATTAAACAGATTCTCGAATCTGTCAAAGATGGCAGAAAACCATTAATTACCGTACAAAATATTAATGCAACAAGGGATTTTATCGACGTTCGTGATGCAGTGTCTGCATATGAATATATTTTGCTTAAAGGAAAAAGTAGAGAAGTGTATGATATCACAACAGGCGTTAACCATTCCTTAGGAAAGGTTTTGGAACATCTAGAACAATTATCAGGAAGGACCATTGATATAAAATCAGTTACATCCGATGCTTCCGATACTCCTCCTCTGATAGACCCTGTTAAGCTAAAGGAATTAGGCTGGCAGCAGGGAAGGTCTTTAACACTTTCGTTAGCTGATATGCTCAATTATTTTCAAGGATAAAATAAGTCGTGCATGAAAATGCACGACTTTCTTTAGGAGTTAATTCTGTGTTTTCACACCAAAATGACTCATCATAGAACCAAAATTCCGGCAGTACTGTTCTGGACTGAATTCACGTGTTAAATGCAAATAAGCAGTTGTACGGATACGCTCCCTCAAGGTTGTGTAGTACATCAGCTCCTTCGCTTGCTTACATGCCGCGTCAATATTTCCAAGGGGATAGTACTTTCCAGTCACATTATGAATAATCGAACTTCTTACCCCATCTGAGTCTGTTGTAAGTACAGGACATCTACAACTGAATGCTTCGAGTACAGAATAAGGTGCACCTTCCACCTTGGATGTAGAGCATAGAAAACCTCCTGAATCTCCAATTAACGAATAATAATCTGCCATTTTTTCATTTGGGATATTCGGCAATATAGTCAAATGCTCAGCAAGCTGGAGCTGATCCACTAAAAGCTGAAAGGCTGCCCTTTCCTCTTGTGTAGATAATGTAGGATCTTCAAACATATAAAGCTGGATACCATTATTAACATCGTTCAAGAGTCTTTTACCTATCTGCAGAAACTCTCTCCAGTTTTTATTGTCCTCCAGCCGACCAATCCAGGCAACAATAGGTTTATCCGCTTTTGGCAGGCGCTTATATGTGAATTTTTTACTGTCGAAACAATTATTAAATTGGAAGGTTGGTATTGATGGAAATAATTCACTGAAAATTTGAGAAATATGAGGTGTTTTAGGATTAAGTAGCCCAATTCCTGGTGTTGCCACATATGGAACTGCATTTGTCATTTCCGCTCTAGCCACATGCTTTGGGCCATATCCTTGTATCTCTAGAATAATTGGGCCAGTATATCCGAAATTCCGAAAGCGAGGAATCGATTTATAGTCTGAGATGATTACCATCAATTCGTAGTTGCCTTTTTCTAATATTGCTTTGATTTCTGTATCATCATCCGTGATAAATGTAGGTCCCTCATGGTTGTTAACCAAGTCCCTTGCTTTGCGGAAATAAAGAAAATGGCTGTGTATCCCCGCCTGTTTTAGAGCAGCAGAACGCTGACGATTTAAAGTTTCCACTCCGCCGCTAGGCACATAATAGACAAATAGAATATTCATTGTGGTTTTCCCGCATCCCTTCGTATCTTTAATTTTTCCACATGCTTCTAATAAGATATGGAAAAGTGCTCCAATTTGACCGCTTTTTTGTCATATTAGGTAGAAAAAACCTTGTTCAATGATTATTTTTGGCTAAACACTAACCTATACAGCAAGGAAGGAATATTCATATATTACTATTAATGAAAAGAAAAAAAGCAGAGGAATAAACAGAAGGAGGAAGCAAGTTGTATCCGAAAATATCAATCATCATCCCTTTTTATAATTGCGCTTATGTAGACCAATCCATTAGGAGTGCCTTAAATCAAACCTATCCGAATATAGAAGTGATTTTAGTTGATGATGGCTCTGTTAAATACAGAGAAAAAATTATGCCGTACAGATCACGAATTAAGTATATCCGCAAAGAAAATGGGGGTACTGCAACTGCTTTAAATAGAGGGATTGCCGAAGCAACTGGTGAGTATATAGCCTGGCTTAGCTCTGACGACCTTTTTAAACCAGAAAAGCTTAGCAAGCAAATGGCCTTTATGCAAGATAGAGGAATAGACGCAAGTTTTACAAACTATGATATTATCGACAGTAACAATAATGTACAAGTTCCATCGAATGGTGCCAATTATTCAAGCATGAAAGCAGTTTATGAAGGTTATTTATACTCTAATCCGATTAACGGATGCACAATATTAATCAAAAAAAGCATTTTCGAAAAATTTGGGGACTTCAACCCTGCTATGGTATATACACATGATTATGAAATGTGGTTTCGCTTATTGTCTAAAGGGGTTCATATTGTCTACTTAGACGAATCATTGACACAGTTCCGCTCCCATTCTGAATCAGGTACAAATAAATACCAGCAGCAGATGCTTGCCGAAATGCAAGGCATTGAGGCGATTTATAGGCCGCTCATCGTGCAATATATTGTTGATCATTACTTGCTTCTTTAAACATCGATAGAAAAAGTTGGATGCGTAAAATATTAAATATTAGCTATAATAGAACAACCCCCCATTGGACACTTTCTTCCATGGGGGGTTGTTCTATTTAATGCAGTAATTATTCGCCGATTACGACTTTATCCATAACATCGCCGTTTCTCATTGCTTTAACAGCAGAGATTCCTGATGTTACTTTACCGAATACTGTGTGTACTCCGTTTAGATGTGGTTGTGGGTCATGTACGATAAAGAATTGGCTGCCGCCTGTGTCTTTACCAGCATGCGCCATTGATAATGAACCTTCTTGGTGTGTATGAGGATTTCCTTGTGTTTCACATTTGATTGTGTAACCAGGACCGCCTGTACCATTACCATTTGGGTCTCCACCTTGGCTTACGAAGCCTGGGATAACGCGGTGGAAAGTCAAACCGTCATAAAAGCCTTCTTTAGCAAGCTTTGTGAAGTTTTCAACTGTTCCTGGTGCTTCGTTTGGATAAAGTTCGAATTCGATCTTTTCTCCGTTTTGCATCAATATGTATCCTTTTTCTGCCATTATAAACATCTCCTTTAATCATGTCCCATATGTATTGTGTTTTGCTTAGGACAATGTTCAATTCATCATACCATAATTCCCTACTAGAAATAAAATGTTATTGCTTGTCCTAAGAACAAACAATCATTCTTCTACCTTTTGCGGCTGTGGGAAAGTGACACCCTTCGTATCAACAGTCACCTTTTTCATGATGACATCTTGCTTCGGCTTGTCATTAGCATCTCTCTCGACAGCAACGATTTTGTCCACTACATCCATTCCGCTTGTAACCTTACCAAAAGCAGCATATTGGCCATCAAGGCTTGCAGTTGTTTTTGTCATAATGAAAAACTGAGAACCTGCTGAATTAGGATCACCTGACCTTGCCATACTGATGACGCCTCTTTCATGCTTTAAATCATTGTCGTCAAATCCATTTTCAGAGAATTCACCTTCAATTGCATAACCAGGTCCACCTGTACCGTTGCCCTCAGGGTCTCCACCTTGAATCATGAAATCTGGAATAACCCTGTGGAATGTTAGACCATCATAATAGCCCTTTTGTACAAGAGAGACAAAGTTGTTAACCGTATTAGGCGCTTTCTTTGGATATAACTCGATTTCGATTTTTGAATCGTCCTCCATTGTAATCGTCACAACAGGATTAACTTCTATCGTAGGCGAATTGGTGGAAGAGCTTTTTGAATCTTCCGCTTCATTGGTTGTACCACATGCTGCAAGCATCAATGTTAGCAGCAACAAGCAGGCAAGCAAAAATTTGTTTTTTAGGAATTTCTGTTTTCGTTCCATTATTTATACCTCCTATATACTTGACGAATTAATTGTACATAAAGAGATAAAAATAAACAAATTTAAGCTAAATGATTGCCTGTATTATATTACAGCTCAATGTAAATTCGGTAAACTCCGTCTATAAATTGTTCGTCATACACATAAAAATCATTTTCTTCTAATTTTGAAAGGACCTGCTGCTGTTCTTCCTTGTCTGCGATAATGATATATCCTTCGCTGTCATATGTTTCCATTGATTTACTGACTGCCTCATCACTTGATAGAACTAGTGCAAGTGTGTCTTTTAATGTCATTTATAACCCTCCTATGATTGCAACTACCTTTAAATGATACATCGTTTCCTTCAACGCTGTAAACAGTCCATCAAAAAATTTTAAGATAGCTGTTTAAGTAAATAGGCAGCAAGCTGTTTCGACTCCATTCTGACAGCAATTGACGGTGGCTTTGCCCCTGACACAAGCTGCAGGGGATGACCAATCCACACAATTTGTTCATCAATGATGACATATGGGTACCCGCCATCATAAGGTAAGCTTTTAACTCCCCTTGTTTTGGCCCATTTGGCTTGTCCATATATTTTGCATTTTGGATATTCTGCCACATGATCAAGAAGTTGCAGCCATTCAATTGGTGGCTTACTATTTTCAGGCATAACAATACATACTGTTTTTGCATGCTTAATATCTTGTGAGATATCTTTTACATTTCTGGCATGCTGCCATTTTACATAAGGGTGGCTTGCTTTAACCCAAGTGCCAATTTCCACTTCCTTCACTAATAAATTCTCAGCGAGCTGATGTTCAACAAGCTTTCTGACAGCTTTGTCTCTGCCAACTCTTTTTCTAAGAAAATCGCAATTGGCAATATGAATAAACTTCCCCTTTGATCTTGTAATAGCTACGTTCAATAATCGCTCACTATCTTTACCGAGCAGCAGCATGCCTGGACGCTCATGTGGATATCCTTCTGTACTGTCGAAAATAATCATATCCTTTTCGCTGCCTTGAAACCGGTGGACTGTCGCAACAAGAATACTGTTGTCAGCCATTTGCTTTGGAAACAGCTCAGACGCAACGGCATCCATAAGCTCACTTTGCGCTCTGTATGGTGTCACATATCCAATGCTTTTTATCCCGCTTTTCCATGCTTCGACCATGAGCTGTAAAGCTATAAGAATATGAAAAAGATTTGTTCTTGATTTTGTTCCTTTTTCAAAGCCACTATAATGGCCAAACCCGCTTGTATCCATCAGGATATTTGCTTCCATAGGAAACGGCGCTTTTTCTGTAATGGCTTTTCTTGAGCGAGCTACTGTTGGATGGTCTGTTACAAGAGAATGGTAAATATGCTTATTTGTAAAGGAAGAAATACTCGGATGCATACGCCTTTGCTCGTTCAGTAAAAGCAAGTGCTGGTGCAGCTTGCCTGATGCCACACTGTCAGCAACACCGGATGCATGAAAGATGTCTTCCTTCAGCCATTTATTCACCGCTTCACTTCTGCTTGCGGCAATTGGCGGAAGCTGTTTAAAATCACCGCAAACAATCATTCGTTTTCCGAGTGAGGCGGCAAAGGCTGTTTGCGGGACATATGCCATGGATGCTTCATCAAGCAAAACAAGATCATAATTATCCTCATATATGGTTGCATCTGTCGCAGCTTTAGCCAATGTAGTGCCTACGACCATTGCCTTTTTAACAAATTGAAGCTCTCTTTTTCGAATTTTCTCCATTACTCTTGCTAGTTGTTCTTCCATTTTGAGAAGACTTTGTGAATCTCTGCTGCTGAAGGATCTCGCTAAATCCTTTTTCAGCTTATTTTTCTCATCAAGCAATTCTTGCTTTTGAAGTGCTAATCCTTTATCCTTCTCATCTAGCAGTGCACTTGTCGTAATCTTTTCCTCTGCAAGCTCCATTTCTCCACCATTTCCACCATAACGAAGAATATCACCAAGCTTAAACCGATTCTTGCTTTTTGCAGTGCTAGTAATTTCCTTCATAAGAACGTCAACTGCCTGGTTACTTTGTGAAAGCAGTAAAATTCTTTTACCCTTCCAATATTTCTGCAAAGCAACCCGTGCTAATGTATAGGTTTTTCCAGTCCCGGGCGGACCCCAAACAAAGGTAACTGGATTATATTTGCTCCTTAATGAAAGCTCATGAACATGATTCTTACTTATTTCCTGTGGATGCTTAGCAAGCATGGAAGGATTCATAAGCCTGCTAATTCGAGAAACTTTCGTCTTATTTTCTTTTATCGTATCAAAACGGATCATCAATTGTTCAAGAAGCTCCCATGGGTCGTGGCTTACAAATGCCTCTGTCACATGATCTCCGATTGTTTTATCAATTTGAACTATTAAGCTTTTTCCATCAGAGGACAAAATACGGCCATTTATTTTTGCTGTTCCCCAGTGCAGGACGACTGAAGAACCAATAGGTATTTTAACAAATGCAATGCTTTCAAAATAATACGTATAGTCCTCCGCTGTTTGCAGGAACTGTCCATTAAACAAAGCAATTTTTGAACTAGAAAACTTTTTTAGATAATTAATTTCTTGCTGAAGGGCTGTTTGCCATTCTTTTATATATTTAGAGGTACTTGTCATTGTATTCCCTTCTATTACATTCATTATTGAGTATTAATTATAGCATCAAATATTATTCAGAAAATAAAAAAGAAGACTTAAGCGTCTTCTTTGTATATCTTCTTTTGCCAAATATGATAACCATAGATAATAAAGGAAATTCCATACATGATTAAAAAATACTGCCAGCTTGCAATCAGCTTGTACTCTGCAATGCCTAGCTTCATTAGCGATGGTAACACGACGTACGCCATAATAGCATCCATAAGCAAATTTGTAATTGTAAATAAAATGAAGCGCCCACTTGTGAAATAAAAAATCCAAAATGTACCGACTGGAAAAAGCCCATATGCAAAACTTACGTCTATCATATACCCCCATGGAACAATATATGTATGAATCACCCACCAGTTGTATTGATACGCTATTTGAAAAATGATTGTCATTAATAAGCAAGTAAGAATAATTACTGGTATATATTTTTTTATGCGCTGCTTTTTGGCAAACAGCAACGTAAACCATGGTAAAAACAAGCTTATATAAAGAACTACTTTAGCTGTCATAATAACTAAATCTCCTGTTCATTAGATCTATCCTTATTATTTTATCAACAGGCATCCTTTATACAAAAAATGGACAAAACGGCAGAGAAAAAGGCATTTTCGCCTATATCTCTGCCGCTTTGTTATACCGTTATTCTTGCGCTAAATGCTTATCTATTTTGTCATCAAGAACCTTAAGACTATCCAGTGCTTTTTTTAGACTGACAGTACGATAATGATGGTGCCCTCCTGGCTCTTCGTCTTTTTCGTCTGCTGCTTTGACGATTTGTTGCAGCGGAGTTAAAGTAACACTTCCTCCTGGCAGGAAGCTGTCAGTATGAAACAGGACAGCGAGGGCAATTTCTTTTGCTTTGACGGGATTTTCCCCAAGCCTAATCAGCAGTTTGTGTGCCCTTTCAGCCCCTTTTATGGGATGGATATCATTTTTTTTATACAATTGATAATCCCATTTCCCATCTTTGTACCAAGTATAATGACCAATATCATGAAGAAATCCTGCTTTTGCAGCAATATCAACATCTACATGTTTTTCCTTAGCCAATTCAAATGCATGATAGGCAACAGCAAGAGCATGTGCCAGGCCTGAACGGGTGATATACTTTTGTGCAATATGGTGGTTAAAAATATCTGTTAGTTTTACATCTCTCAAAAGTCGACACTCCCCTTATAAGCAAGCACCTACAATTATGTTGTTATCGTTGTAGAAAATACATAAACCATTAATACAATATATAGGACTGCCTTTAATTTTTTACTATTATATACTTAAGATGAAAAAGGATAAACACATTTTCAGTTTTTTACCCTTTTTCGGAAAAAAATATGCTTTTTTATAAAAAAAAGGGCATCCCAATTAAGGGATACCATTTCTCTATATTAAGCATTGACTGTTGGTAAGCATGAAGCTCCCATTAAATATTGATCTACTTTATATGCAACTTCTCTGCCTTCATTTATTGCCCAAACGATTAAGCTTTGCCCTCTTCTTGCGTCACCTGCTGCGAATACACCTTCTACATTTGTTTCGAAATTGCCATATTTAGCAGCAATTCTTGTATTTAATGTATCTACACCGAACTGCGCAAGTACAGGCTGTTCAGGACCTTCAAAGCCAATTGCAATAAACACTAGCTGTGCTGGCCAAACTTTTTCTGTGCCTGGTACTTCTTTAAAAAGGAATCTGCCGTCTTCTTGTCTGATTTTTTCCATTTGCACAGTATGAAGCTCCTTCAGCTTTCCTTCTTCATCACTCACTAATTTTGTTGTTTGGATGCTGTACTCTCTTGGATCACTGCCGAATTTCTGCTGTGCTTCCTCATAAGCATAATCCAATGTGAACACATGCGGGAAAGCAGGCCACATATTTTCAGTAGCACGTGCCAATCCTAATTGAGGATGTTTACCGAACTGAACTACTGTTTTGCATTTTTGACGAAGAGCTGTAGCAACACAGTCTGCCCCAGTATCACCGCCGCCGATAACAATTACGTCTTTACCTTCAGCATTGATTTCTGGAGTTCCAATACTTGAATCAAGCAGACTTTTCGTTGATTGTGTTAAATAATCCATCGCAAAATGAACGCCAGCTGACTCTCTGCCTTCTATTTTTAAGTCTCTTTGCTTTTGAGCACCAGTACACAGGATTACTGCGTCAAATTGAGCCTTAAGCTCTTCTGCTGTGATATCCTTGCCGATTTCGGTATTTGTAACGAAATCAATACCTTCCTGTGTCAAAAGATTGACTCTTCTTTCTACATCCTTTTTCTCCAATTTCATGTTTGGAATCCCATACATCAGTAAACCGCCAGCACGGTCAGAGCGTTCGAACACTGTGACAGAGTGGCCAGCCTGGTTAAGCTGATCAGCGCTCGCTAGACCAGCAGGACCGCTTCCGACAATTGCGACTTTTTTGCCTGTGCGCTTTTGTGGAATTCTAGGTGAAATCCAGCCGTTTTCAAACCCTTTATCAATAATAGTTCTTTCAATATTTTTGATTGCTACTGCAGGATCTGAGATGGCAACAGTACATGAGCCTTCACATGGTGCCGGACAAGCTGCTCCTGTAAATTCAGGAAAATTATTTGTTTTTAACAAACGGTCAAGTGCGTCCTTCCATCTGCCTCTATAAACAAGATCATTCCACTCTGGAATTAAATTATGAATCGGGCAACCGGAGGTGCTTCCTCCGATTTCCATCCCGATATGGCAAAATGGTGTTGCACAATCCATACATCTTGCGCCCTGTCTGCTTAGCACCTCGTCTGAGAAAGGAGCAGAATACTTTTTAAAATCGTTAATGCGGGAGAGGGGAGACCGTTCTTCCGCTTCCTCTCTTTTATATTCCATAAACCCCGTCGCTTTACCCAATTGTACCTCTCCTTTCTTACCGAACTGCTACTGTCATTTTAGTAGTTTGCTGTTTTTTTTTGCCTTGGTTTGAGTTGCTTTCAAATGCCTTCATTTCCGCTTCTTCTTGAGATAATCCTAAATTAATTCCTGCTTGGATTTGGTTCATCATACGCTTGTAATCCTTCGGAATTACTTTCACGAACTTGTGAATGTATTTCTCCCAATTGCCCAACACTTGCTTTGCAGCGAAACTGCCTGTTTCATCTGCATGCTTTTTGATTAGCGATTTTACTCTGTTCATTTCAGCTGAATCTGTCAAGTCCTCAAGCAGGATCATTTCCATATTGCAAAGCTTTTCAAAGCTGTTTTTATCACCTGGTAGTACATAAGCAATTCCACCAGACATACCTGCACCAAAGTTCTTGCCTGCATCTCCAAGGATAACTACTTCTCCACCAGTCATATATTCCAATCCGTGATCACCAATACCCTCAACAACGATGCTAGCGCCACTGTTTCTGACTGCAAAACGTTCACCTGCCTTACCATTAATGAACGCTTCACCGCTAGTGGCACCATAAAATGCCACATTTCCTGCAATAACATTATCCTGTGCCGAAAACGACTCAACAAATGGTGTGGTAATGGAAATTTTTCCGCCTGACAATCCTTTTCCTACATAGTCATTCACATCGCCGTTCAAGCGGATTGTCAATCCTTTTGGAATGTACGCCCCTAAGCTCTGACCAGCAGAACCAGATAAATGCAAATTGATTGTATCCTCTGGAAGCCCTTTTTCACCGTATTTCTTGGAAATTTCACTTCCGACAATCGTCCCGATAACACGGTCTGTGTTACGCACATGATAGTGCAAATCGATTGCTTCTCCGTTGTGGATTGCTTTTTCCACTGCAGGAAGGATTTTTCTCATATCAATACTTTCATCAATTTTATGATTTTGCGGTGTTTGGAATGTTCTTTGTCCTTCCACTTGGTAAAGAAGTTTAGTCAAATCTAAATCCTTCGCTTTCCAGTGGTTTTTCGCTGCCTCACCAACAGTTAACACGTCTGTTCTTCCTACCATTTCATCGACAGTGCGGAAGCCTAATTGAGCCATTAGCTCTCTTACCTCTTCTGCCACAAAACGCATGAAGTTCACTACATGATCTGGGTCGCCAGCAAACTTGTAACGAAGGTCTGGATTTTGTGTTGCAATGCCGACAGGGCAAGTATCCAAATGACATGCACGCATCATAACACAGCCTAAAACGATAAGCGGAGCAGTTGCAAAACCGAATTCCTCTGCACCTAGCAATGCTGCAAGCACAACATCTTTACCTGTCATCAGCTTGCCGTCAGTTTCCAAGACAACTCTGCTTCTTAATCCATTAAGCATCAATGTTTGATGTGCCTCTGCTAAACCTAGCTCCC is part of the Niallia taxi genome and harbors:
- a CDS encoding dTDP-4-dehydrorhamnose reductase family protein gives rise to the protein MKLLVLGGKGMAGHVMVEYFKKNPKYKVYYTSRDKQDKDCIYLEVTDLITLEKIIDSIKPDIIINCIGILNEDAEKNPFIAMQVNSFLPHQLVKLAKRNGGKLIHISTDCVFSGDEGNYTEDSIPDGTTQYSKTKQYGEIKDKENLTIRTSIIGPEQKDNGIGLFLWFMKQTGEVKGYEHVYWNGVTTIELAKATEKMIENKVTGLYHLCVKEKISKFELLKLFQTVFDKNDVKILPDKKNKLDRTIVNTRTDYIYNPPSYLDMLQEMKKWMIENE
- a CDS encoding NAD-dependent epimerase/dehydratase family protein, whose translation is MNKTILITGASGFTGIHACRFFAEKGYYVYGAAKKNTLIPGINQLLLCDLANEQDAEKLIKTCKPDYLLHLAGQNHVGDSWDNPIKTLEINAMSTAYLLQAAAKHKPDCKMLIVGSALQTNPQDISAIPHPYSLSKTIQTTIALSWAHLFNLDIMVAKPTNLIGPGNSNGVCAIFIKQILESVKDGRKPLITVQNINATRDFIDVRDAVSAYEYILLKGKSREVYDITTGVNHSLGKVLEHLEQLSGRTIDIKSVTSDASDTPPLIDPVKLKELGWQQGRSLTLSLADMLNYFQG
- a CDS encoding glycosyltransferase family 4 protein yields the protein MNILFVYYVPSGGVETLNRQRSAALKQAGIHSHFLYFRKARDLVNNHEGPTFITDDDTEIKAILEKGNYELMVIISDYKSIPRFRNFGYTGPIILEIQGYGPKHVARAEMTNAVPYVATPGIGLLNPKTPHISQIFSELFPSIPTFQFNNCFDSKKFTYKRLPKADKPIVAWIGRLEDNKNWREFLQIGKRLLNDVNNGIQLYMFEDPTLSTQEERAAFQLLVDQLQLAEHLTILPNIPNEKMADYYSLIGDSGGFLCSTSKVEGAPYSVLEAFSCRCPVLTTDSDGVRSSIIHNVTGKYYPLGNIDAACKQAKELMYYTTLRERIRTTAYLHLTREFSPEQYCRNFGSMMSHFGVKTQN
- a CDS encoding glycosyltransferase; this translates as MYPKISIIIPFYNCAYVDQSIRSALNQTYPNIEVILVDDGSVKYREKIMPYRSRIKYIRKENGGTATALNRGIAEATGEYIAWLSSDDLFKPEKLSKQMAFMQDRGIDASFTNYDIIDSNNNVQVPSNGANYSSMKAVYEGYLYSNPINGCTILIKKSIFEKFGDFNPAMVYTHDYEMWFRLLSKGVHIVYLDESLTQFRSHSESGTNKYQQQMLAEMQGIEAIYRPLIVQYIVDHYLLL
- a CDS encoding peptidylprolyl isomerase encodes the protein MAEKGYILMQNGEKIEFELYPNEAPGTVENFTKLAKEGFYDGLTFHRVIPGFVSQGGDPNGNGTGGPGYTIKCETQGNPHTHQEGSLSMAHAGKDTGGSQFFIVHDPQPHLNGVHTVFGKVTSGISAVKAMRNGDVMDKVVIGE
- a CDS encoding peptidylprolyl isomerase, with the protein product MERKQKFLKNKFLLACLLLLTLMLAACGTTNEAEDSKSSSTNSPTIEVNPVVTITMEDDSKIEIELYPKKAPNTVNNFVSLVQKGYYDGLTFHRVIPDFMIQGGDPEGNGTGGPGYAIEGEFSENGFDDNDLKHERGVISMARSGDPNSAGSQFFIMTKTTASLDGQYAAFGKVTSGMDVVDKIVAVERDANDKPKQDVIMKKVTVDTKGVTFPQPQKVEE
- a CDS encoding DEAD/DEAH box helicase; translated protein: MTSTSKYIKEWQTALQQEINYLKKFSSSKIALFNGQFLQTAEDYTYYFESIAFVKIPIGSSVVLHWGTAKINGRILSSDGKSLIVQIDKTIGDHVTEAFVSHDPWELLEQLMIRFDTIKENKTKVSRISRLMNPSMLAKHPQEISKNHVHELSLRSKYNPVTFVWGPPGTGKTYTLARVALQKYWKGKRILLLSQSNQAVDVLMKEITSTAKSKNRFKLGDILRYGGNGGEMELAEEKITTSALLDEKDKGLALQKQELLDEKNKLKKDLARSFSSRDSQSLLKMEEQLARVMEKIRKRELQFVKKAMVVGTTLAKAATDATIYEDNYDLVLLDEASMAYVPQTAFAASLGKRMIVCGDFKQLPPIAASRSEAVNKWLKEDIFHASGVADSVASGKLHQHLLLLNEQRRMHPSISSFTNKHIYHSLVTDHPTVARSRKAITEKAPFPMEANILMDTSGFGHYSGFEKGTKSRTNLFHILIALQLMVEAWKSGIKSIGYVTPYRAQSELMDAVASELFPKQMADNSILVATVHRFQGSEKDMIIFDSTEGYPHERPGMLLLGKDSERLLNVAITRSKGKFIHIANCDFLRKRVGRDKAVRKLVEHQLAENLLVKEVEIGTWVKASHPYVKWQHARNVKDISQDIKHAKTVCIVMPENSKPPIEWLQLLDHVAEYPKCKIYGQAKWAKTRGVKSLPYDGGYPYVIIDEQIVWIGHPLQLVSGAKPPSIAVRMESKQLAAYLLKQLS
- a CDS encoding HD domain-containing protein codes for the protein MRDVKLTDIFNHHIAQKYITRSGLAHALAVAYHAFELAKEKHVDVDIAAKAGFLHDIGHYTWYKDGKWDYQLYKKNDIHPIKGAERAHKLLIRLGENPVKAKEIALAVLFHTDSFLPGGSVTLTPLQQIVKAADEKDEEPGGHHHYRTVSLKKALDSLKVLDDKIDKHLAQE
- the gltD gene encoding glutamate synthase small subunit, translating into MGKATGFMEYKREEAEERSPLSRINDFKKYSAPFSDEVLSRQGARCMDCATPFCHIGMEIGGSTSGCPIHNLIPEWNDLVYRGRWKDALDRLLKTNNFPEFTGAACPAPCEGSCTVAISDPAVAIKNIERTIIDKGFENGWISPRIPQKRTGKKVAIVGSGPAGLASADQLNQAGHSVTVFERSDRAGGLLMYGIPNMKLEKKDVERRVNLLTQEGIDFVTNTEIGKDITAEELKAQFDAVILCTGAQKQRDLKIEGRESAGVHFAMDYLTQSTKSLLDSSIGTPEINAEGKDVIVIGGGDTGADCVATALRQKCKTVVQFGKHPQLGLARATENMWPAFPHVFTLDYAYEEAQQKFGSDPREYSIQTTKLVSDEEGKLKELHTVQMEKIRQEDGRFLFKEVPGTEKVWPAQLVFIAIGFEGPEQPVLAQFGVDTLNTRIAAKYGNFETNVEGVFAAGDARRGQSLIVWAINEGREVAYKVDQYLMGASCLPTVNA